One segment of Pseudomonadota bacterium DNA contains the following:
- a CDS encoding YihY/virulence factor BrkB family protein → MKFEKIKKIIGIALLIMRESIKSFLKNNNFEMSAALATYGFFSLIPLLFFVAYLLGNYAILSQTIMSGIESLIAHLFPQLNKLISKEFYFLTEYKVIWGVVSLSIVFVSIMSLTDSLRTAFIKIFNIDSEISLIRSQFLNAVAALITLILFFVLMVGEILYSSITRMLLKSNPSLIGITEIITSLIVATLCMCIFYITFLPVKLWINRLLTASLVSAFLIIFMRNLFSIFLTFNPSYGLAFGSLKTLFIMIIWVYYCFLVILFGAEIMVNISKRDALLLKGLFLEDSTSLKAPKMLIKKFIKRYNTGETVFAEGEKGSNMFYIISGSINICKKEQIIRVMKKGEYFGEMSMLVNTLRTATAIAAEPDTQLVSISHDNFDVILRENPKIVLSILKEMTSRLKMTNENI, encoded by the coding sequence ATGAAATTTGAAAAAATAAAAAAAATCATAGGCATTGCTCTTTTGATAATGAGAGAATCTATAAAATCATTCCTGAAAAACAACAATTTCGAGATGTCAGCAGCTCTCGCTACCTATGGCTTTTTCTCTCTTATACCGCTTCTCTTCTTTGTTGCGTACCTGCTTGGCAATTATGCCATTCTGTCACAGACAATCATGAGTGGCATAGAAAGTCTCATAGCTCACCTGTTCCCTCAGCTAAATAAATTAATTTCCAAAGAATTCTACTTCTTAACGGAATATAAAGTAATATGGGGAGTTGTCAGTCTTTCAATAGTTTTTGTATCAATCATGTCTCTCACAGACTCGCTAAGAACTGCATTCATCAAAATTTTCAATATAGACAGTGAAATATCTTTGATACGGTCACAGTTCCTTAACGCCGTAGCAGCCCTCATTACACTTATTCTATTCTTTGTCCTCATGGTAGGCGAAATATTGTATTCCTCCATTACACGTATGTTATTAAAAAGCAATCCGTCGTTGATCGGCATTACAGAGATTATTACCTCTCTTATTGTAGCAACTTTGTGTATGTGCATTTTCTATATCACCTTCTTACCTGTAAAATTGTGGATAAACCGCCTCCTCACAGCTTCTCTTGTCTCTGCTTTCCTCATAATCTTTATGAGAAACTTGTTTTCAATCTTTCTTACCTTCAATCCCAGCTATGGTCTGGCCTTTGGTTCTCTAAAAACCCTGTTCATAATGATTATATGGGTCTATTATTGCTTCCTGGTAATCCTCTTCGGCGCTGAGATCATGGTAAATATTAGTAAGAGAGATGCACTCCTGCTGAAGGGACTTTTTCTTGAGGACTCAACTTCTCTTAAAGCGCCAAAGATGCTTATAAAGAAGTTTATAAAACGCTATAACACAGGGGAGACAGTTTTTGCAGAAGGCGAAAAGGGAAGCAACATGTTCTATATTATCTCCGGTTCTATCAATATTTGCAAAAAGGAGCAGATTATCAGGGTTATGAAGAAGGGTGAATACTTTGGCGAGATGTCAATGCTCGTCAATACCCTGAGGACAGCTACAGCGATTGCCGCAGAACCTGACACACAGCTTGTAAGTATCTCCCATGATAATTTTGATGTCATATTGAGGGAAAATCCCAAGATTGTTCTCTCTATTCTTAAAGAAATGACTTCAAGA